The genomic interval GCAGTGGTGGCGCTTCCGCCCCGGGATGAAGCTGCGCTTCTCGTCCTCGGATGCGCACAAGGTGCTCGGCGTCTTCGGGCTGCCCTTCACCGCGATGCTCGGTTGGACGGGAGCCGTCCTGTGTCTCGCGGCGCTGGTGGGCCAGGGCTTCACCGCCACCGTGTTCGACGGCAACCCCAACCGGGTCACCGAGCTGAGGGGCTATACCCAACCGGTCCGCACCGCCGCCGGGCGCGAGGCCCCCATGCTGTCCCTGGACGAGCTCGTGTCCCGGGCCCGCGCCGCCGTCCCCGGGGCCGAGGGCACTCCGCGCTACGTGGACTTCCAGCTCCAGGGCGACGCGAACGCGTGGGCCGCCATCTACTTCCAGATGGCACCCCTCGGCGCGGACCACTTCGCCTTCATGGACGCGGTGAGTGGCGAGCCCTTCGGGACGAGCATCGAGACCTCGACCCCCACGTTCTTCCTCGAGCGCGTGTTCTTCGACCTGCACGCCGCTCATTACGGGGGCCTGTTGTTGAAGCCGCTCTACGCGCTGCTCGCGCTCGCCATGTGCGCCGTCCTCATCACCGGCAACCTCATCTGGCTCGAGCGCCGGGACGCGCGGCGCGCGCACTGGGGCAACCGGCTGCTGGAGCGGCTGACGGTGGGCGTGTCCGCGGGGCTCGCCTTCGCCTCCTCCGTCTACTTCACCGCCAACCGCGCGCTGCCGTGGGAGGCCGCGAGGCGGGGCGACTGGGAGTTCGGCCTGTTCCTCGGCGCCTGGGGGTTCGCGGTCGTCATGGCGCTCGTGCCGGGCCTCTCGTCCCGGCGCGTGGGCATCGGCCTGTGCGGAGCGGCGTCCGCGCTCTTCGTGGGAGTCCTCGCCTCGGACGTGGCGCTGCGCGAGGTGAACCTGTTCACGGCGCTCGCGCGAGGGCTGCCGTCCGTCTTCCTCGCGGAGCTGCTGCTGTGCGCGCTCGCCCTGGGCTGTGGCGGGCTCGCGTGGGGACTGGCGCGCAAGCGTCCGGCGGAGGTGCTGCCCGAGAGGATGGAGGAGGCCCCCACCCCCTCCCGGGCTTCCGCGTGAGCGGCGTCTACCGGGCCCGGGCTACCACGCGTAGCCCACGTTGAACATCGCTCGGCGCCGGTCGCCGTAGAAGCAGGCCGTCTCGGAGCTGCAGGACGACACGTACGTGCTGTCCAGCAGGTTCGAGGCGTTGATGGCCGCCCGCCACTGGGCCTTCTCGTAGTGGATACCGGCATCCACGAGCGTGAAGCCCGGCACCTCCAGCGAGTTGTCCCGGTTGGCGAACGACGCGCCCACGTAGCGCACGCCCGCGCCAGCCCCGAGCCCCTGGAGCACTCCGTCCTGCAAGGTGTAGTCGAGCCACAGCGAGCCCTGCAGCTCCGGCACGCCCACGGGCGCCTTGCCGACCTCGAAGTCCGCCCCCTCGGTGACGCGCAGCCGGTAGAACGAGGCGGAGCCGATGAGGTCCAGACCCGGGAGCGGGCTCGCGTTGGCCTCGAGCTCCAGACCGCGGGAACGTGCCTCGCCAATCTGGAGCGTCTGGAAGGTGCCGTCCGTCGTCAGGAAGTTCTCACGCCGCAGCTCGAAGGCCGAGAGGCCCAACGAGAGCCACCTGCCCTCCGGCTGGAACTTGAGGCCCGCCTCGAGCTGCTCGCCGAACTCGGGCTCGAAGAGCTCGCCAGCCGCGTTGGTGCCGGCGACGGGGTTGAAGGACCGGGAGTAGCTGACGTACGGCGCGAGGCCGTTGTCGAAGGTGTAGAGGAGCCCGGCACGGCCGCTGAAGGCTCCGTCGGTGCCCTCGTAGCTCCCGGCCGGCGTGAGCGGATTCGTGAGTTGGACGCCCACCCAGTCGTGGCGTCCGCTGAGCACCAGGTTCAAGCGCTCGGCGAGCCGGAGCTGGTCCTGGAGGTAGACACCGAGCTGGTTCTGGCGGGTCTTGTTGAGGTTGTAGCGCGACTCCGTGGGCACGTAGGAGCCGTAGACGGGAGTGCGGAGATCGAGCGGAGCCCCGGCCTCGAAGCCCTGCACGTCATTGATGCGGTAGTGCTTGTAATCGACCCCGAACAAGACGCTGTGACGCACCGGGCCGGTGGTGAAGCGGGCCTGGGCCTGGGTGTCGACCGTGAACAGGCTCGCGCGAGGCTTCGTCACGAAGTTGAAGCGGGCGAGCTCCGCGCCCTCGGGCGCGGTGGCGTAGCCCACGCCGTAGAGCGTCTGGAAGTCGATGCCGAGGCGGCCGAAGCGCAGGTTCTGGCGCACCGTCCACGTGTCGTTGAAGCGATGCTCGAACTCGTAGCCGAGCAGGCCCTGGTCGCGCGCGAAGCGGTCCATGCTGGGGTCGCTCGTGAACAGGTCCGTGGGGATGCGGCCGTAGGGCGCGTCCACGACGGTGCCCACGTAGGGCAGGAAGTTCTGGCCGCGCGTGCGGTCGAGCAGATAGCTGCCGTGGAGCGTCAGGCTCGTGCCGGACGTCGGCTTCCAGGTGAGGCTCGGGGCGACGAAGAGACGGTTGTTGTCGATGGAGCGCACCTGGGTGTTGCCACCCCGGCCCAACACCGACACCCGGTAGAACCACTGCTCGCTCTCGCCGATGGGCCCACCGAGGTCCACCGCGCCGTAGCCGTTGAGGTACTCGTTGACGCCC from Archangium lipolyticum carries:
- a CDS encoding PepSY-associated TM helix domain-containing protein, encoding MKLSPRTFRIQWDVHAWAGVIASLFLFVIFFCGIFALFREELEVWQEPAFHVAPPHGQPPSFDALLARVKQLGPMPTGSHVGFLTHEETRLVTAYLFEPKETRVLWMDPVTGAVLPERSRLSSELYWMHFFYRVPWGMELTGVVSVAMLVVLVSGLVIHLKDLRQQWWRFRPGMKLRFSSSDAHKVLGVFGLPFTAMLGWTGAVLCLAALVGQGFTATVFDGNPNRVTELRGYTQPVRTAAGREAPMLSLDELVSRARAAVPGAEGTPRYVDFQLQGDANAWAAIYFQMAPLGADHFAFMDAVSGEPFGTSIETSTPTFFLERVFFDLHAAHYGGLLLKPLYALLALAMCAVLITGNLIWLERRDARRAHWGNRLLERLTVGVSAGLAFASSVYFTANRALPWEAARRGDWEFGLFLGAWGFAVVMALVPGLSSRRVGIGLCGAASALFVGVLASDVALREVNLFTALARGLPSVFLAELLLCALALGCGGLAWGLARKRPAEVLPERMEEAPTPSRASA
- a CDS encoding TonB-dependent siderophore receptor, encoding MLATAAAAQEAEEAKPITLDVVQVQAERERATGPVKGVIAERSASGTKTDTSLLETPQAVSVVGREQMEAQQAQSIVEATRYSPGVRAESFGGDSRNDWFLVRGFPSQEAGYYLDGLQLFSSSFATWRLEPFGLERIEAVRGPSSVLYGGSNPGGLLNLVSKRPPTEPLRRVEAGVNEYLNGYGAVDLGGPIGESEQWFYRVSVLGRGGNTQVRSIDNNRLFVAPSLTWKPTSGTSLTLHGSYLLDRTRGQNFLPYVGTVVDAPYGRIPTDLFTSDPSMDRFARDQGLLGYEFEHRFNDTWTVRQNLRFGRLGIDFQTLYGVGYATAPEGAELARFNFVTKPRASLFTVDTQAQARFTTGPVRHSVLFGVDYKHYRINDVQGFEAGAPLDLRTPVYGSYVPTESRYNLNKTRQNQLGVYLQDQLRLAERLNLVLSGRHDWVGVQLTNPLTPAGSYEGTDGAFSGRAGLLYTFDNGLAPYVSYSRSFNPVAGTNAAGELFEPEFGEQLEAGLKFQPEGRWLSLGLSAFELRRENFLTTDGTFQTLQIGEARSRGLELEANASPLPGLDLIGSASFYRLRVTEGADFEVGKAPVGVPELQGSLWLDYTLQDGVLQGLGAGAGVRYVGASFANRDNSLEVPGFTLVDAGIHYEKAQWRAAINASNLLDSTYVSSCSSETACFYGDRRRAMFNVGYAW